The region GTAAGACCGCCCGGGTCCTGGTCTTCGCGACCGGTGACCGTGCCGAGGCCGCACTCGCCGCGGGCGCCGACATCGTCGGCTCCGACGAGCTCATCGACGAGGTGTCGAAGGGCCGTCTGGACTTCGACGCCGTCGTCGCCACCCCGGACCTCATGGGCAAGGTCGGCCGTCTGGGCCGTGTCCTCGGCCCGCGTGGTCTGATGCCGAACCCGAAGACCGGCACCGTGACCCCGGACGTGGCCAAGGCCGTGACCGAGATCAAGGGCGGCAAGATCGAGTTCCGCGTCGACAAGCACTCGAACCTGCACTTCATCATCGGCAAGACCTCCTTCGACGAGGCCAAGCTGGTGGAGAACTACGGCGCCGCGCTGGACGAGATCCTT is a window of Streptomyces sp. NBC_00271 DNA encoding:
- the rplA gene encoding 50S ribosomal protein L1 yields the protein MSKRSKSLRAADAKIDREKLYAPLEAVRLAKETSTSKFDGTVEVAFRLGVDPRKADQMVRGTVNLPHGTGKTARVLVFATGDRAEAALAAGADIVGSDELIDEVSKGRLDFDAVVATPDLMGKVGRLGRVLGPRGLMPNPKTGTVTPDVAKAVTEIKGGKIEFRVDKHSNLHFIIGKTSFDEAKLVENYGAALDEILRLKPSAAKGRYIKKAAISTTIGPGVPVDPNRTRNLLVEEDPAAV